Proteins encoded by one window of Yamadazyma tenuis chromosome 2, complete sequence:
- the GFA1 gene encoding glutamine--fructose-6-phosphate transaminase (isomerizing) (MEROPS:MER0012158; BUSCO:EOG09260SRF; EggNog:ENOG503NUR2; COG:M), whose amino-acid sequence MCGIFGYVNFLVDKTRGEIVDTLIDGLQKLEYRGYDSAGIAIDGDKKGETLIVKTAGKVKALKDKLDNSNIERSTIFDSHVGIAHTRWATHGQPMESNCHPHRSDPEAEFVVVHNGIITNYRELKTLLVSKGYKFESETDTECIAKLFKHIYDTNLKANIEVDFNELVKQVLYELEGSYGLLVKSSHYPGEAVGTRKGSPLLVGVKTEKKLKVDFVDVEFPEQNQEVPVGSAKNGELNGFIPLSGAEASLRTSQSRAFLADDGLPMPAEFFFSSDPASVVQHTKKVLYLEDDDIAHVYDGELHIHRAKKNAGDSTTRPIQTLEMELNEIMKGPYTHFMQKEIFEQPDSTFNTMRGRIDFENHQINLGGLKAFLPAIRRSRRIIMIACGTSYHSCLATRSIFEELNEIPVTVELASDFLDRRSPVFRDDTCVFVSQSGETADSILALQYCLERGALSVGIVNSVGSSMSRQTHCGVHINAGPEIGVASTKAYTSQYIALVMFALSLSNDSISQQQRHREIIDGLQKIPEQIKTVLKLENKIKTLCTEHLNDQRSLLLLGRGYQFATALEGALKIKEISYMHSEGVLAGELKHGVLALVDDKLPIIAFATRDSLFPKVLNAINQVVSRDGRPIVICDEGDTVLSSSQTTATLHVPTTVDCLQGLLNVIPLQLMSYWLAVNRGIDVDFPRNLAKSVTVE is encoded by the coding sequence ATGTGTGGAATTTTTGGATACGTCAACTTCCTTGTCGACAAAACCAGAGGCGAGATTGTGGACACGCTTATCGATGGATTACAAAAATTAGAATACAGAGGATACGACTCAGCAGGTATTGCTATTGATGGCGACAAAAAGGGTGAAACCTTGATCGTCAAAACCGCCGGAAAGGTCAAGGCTCTTAAGGATAAGTTGGATAACTCCAACATCGAGAGATCAACTATCTTTGATTCTCATGTGGGAATTGCTCACACCAGATGGGCTACCCATGGTCAGCCTATGGAATCGAACTGTCACCCTCACAGATCGGACCCAGAAGCcgagtttgtggtggtaCACAACGGgatcatcaccaactacaGGGAGTTGAAGACGTTGCTTGTGTCCAAGGGTTACAAGTTTGAATCGGAAACTGACACCGAATGTAttgccaagttgttcaaacATATTTACgacaccaacttgaaggccAACATCGAGGTGGACTTCAATGAGCTTGTCAAGCAAGTGTTGTACGAGTTGGAAGGATCTTACgggttgttggtgaaatcTTCTCACTATCCGGGCGAAGCAGTTGGTACCAGAAAGGGGTCTCCTTTGTTGGTGGGGGTGAAGACCGAGAAAAAGTTAAAGGTCGACTTTGTGGACGTGGAGTTCCCTGAACAGAATCAGGAAGTTCCTGTTGGAAGTGCAAAGAACGGTGAATTGAACGGGTTTATTCCATTGTCGGGTGCTGAAGCCAGCTTGAGAACATCTCAAAGTAGAGCTTTCTTGGCCGACGATGGGTTGCCCATGCCCGCCGAGTTTTTCTTTAGTTCTGACCCCGCCTCGGTGGTGCAGCATACGAAGAAGGTGTTATacttggaagatgatgatatcgcTCATGTGTATGATGGAGAATTACATATTCACAGAGCCAAGAAGAATGCCGGTGACAGTACCACCAGACCAATCCAGACCTTAGAAATGGAATTGAACGAAATTATGAAGGGTCCTTACACCCACTTTATGCAGAAGGAAATCTTCGAGCAGCCAGATTCGACTTTCAACACCATGAGAGGTAGaatcgactttgaaaaccaCCAGATTAACTTGGGAGGGTTGAAGGCATTCTTGCCTGCTATCAGAAGAAGTCGTAGAATCATCATGATAGCCTGTGGTACTTCTTACCATTCGTGTTTGGCAACCCGGtcaatttttgaagaattgaatgAAATCCCTGTCACGGTGGAATTGGCTTCCGACTTTTTGGATAGACGCTCACCAGTGTTCAGAGATGATACTTGTGTGTTTGTATCTCAATCTGGGGAGACTGCTGACTCTATCTTGGCTTTGCAATATTGTTTGGAAAGAGGAGCTTTGTCTGTGGGTATTGTCAATAGTGTGGGTTCTTCGATGTCTAGACAAACCCACTGTGGTGTGCATATCAATGCTGGTCCCGAAATTGGAGTGGCTTCTACCAAGGCTTACACTTCCCAGTACATTgctttggtgatgttcgCCTTATCGTTGTCTAATGATTCAATATCACAACAACAGCGTCATCGTGAAATTATCGACGGATTGCAGAAAATCCCtgaacaaatcaaaacggtgttgaagttggaaaacaagATCAAGACGTTATGTACCGAGCACTTGAACGACCAAAGGTCCTTATTGTTATTGGGTAGAGGTTATCAATTTGCAACTGCGTTGGAAGGTGCtttgaagatcaaggaGATCAGTTACATGCACTCGGAAGGGGTATTGGCCGGTGAATTGAAACACGGGGTGTTAGCCTTGGTGGACGACAAATTGCCCATTATCgcttttgcaaccagaGATTCGTTATTCcccaaggtgttgaatgCCATTAACCAAGTGGTCTCAAGAGACGGTAGACCAATTGTGATTTGTGACGAAGGCGATACTGTGTTGAGTAGCAGCCAGACCACCGCCACCTTACATGTGCCCACCACTGTGGACTGTTTACAAGGATTGTTGAATGTGATCCCATTGCAGTTGATGAGTTATTGGTTGGCTGTCAACAGAGGTATCGACGTGGACTTCCCCCGtaacttggccaagtctGTTACCGTCGAGTAA
- a CDS encoding uncharacterized protein (COG:S; EggNog:ENOG503P6T0), whose translation MVVGRIFHYTVDLVLVSAFLAGVRRNSGLTINFDSTQNKDLQYYGGKYLDMGESILDYTVAYCSSSAYFKRK comes from the exons ATGGTA GTAGGAAGAATTTTTCACTACACAGTAGACTTGGTTTTGGTATCTGCTTTCTTAGCGGGAGTGAGAAGAAACTCCGGCTTAACAATTAATTTCGATAGTACCCAGAACAAAGACCTCCAATACTATGGCGGCAAATACTTGGACATGGGGGAGTCCATTCTCGACTATACGGTGGCCTATTGCAGCTCGTCGGCCTACTTCAAACGGAAATAA